One stretch of Gadus chalcogrammus isolate NIFS_2021 chromosome 14, NIFS_Gcha_1.0, whole genome shotgun sequence DNA includes these proteins:
- the LOC130403524 gene encoding LOW QUALITY PROTEIN: KIF-binding protein-like (The sequence of the model RefSeq protein was modified relative to this genomic sequence to represent the inferred CDS: inserted 2 bases in 1 codon) produces the protein MASVNSSDWRAICEQFTTALNLTEVESRKDPENDPFRSKYKAREILREIYSALKNFEATEADSETSGERGEEQVVDGEKDGQCFYGDSPAGWRAAKLAAVEYFLGVNHIETEELSAGQEHLMNCMKLIDKWSTSSMNVSLVIHVKNQLGILWSGRDETETAKAFLETAEGTYLRYMKKEGSPPTDMTEYFSTEENQLTHQERTKRFELAYTHTKYYLAQVYQYLGETELSATYCHSTLQRQLQLNQFNPMEWALNAATLSQYYINKGLYMEGRHCLSAATVISGLAGEVPSEAAAEESEREQERRDQLRQKRADIARCWIKYCLNLLLDAKKALEDNIGELDGDRQEELKAARRAEVEEEEEXRKSALLFGSEDTFDSIASLEEKVQSLTPLDFTDARALFLVGQTYVTQAKEYFEMDGFVTDHIEILQDHSALFRALAFFEDDLERRCKMHKRRVDMLEPICNDLNGHYYLVIRRQLMFELAEIYNEMMDLKLTVANCQSDSETLDSHTIKKLNHLCGASAKFFEMFLESLRSPEGKLPEVLEEEVLRPALVARFRVARLYSRVICPVISDKLENLNKSLDHYKYVAQYGDAHPEASAAVETELELSREMVSLLPIKINRLKAQMISNN, from the exons ATGGCGTCCGTGAACAGTTCAGATTGGCGAGCTATCTGTGAACAATTTACCACCGCCCTAAACTTGACTGAGGTAGAATCTCGCAAAGACCCAGAGAACGACCCATTTCGATCCAAGTACAAAGCACGGGAGATCCTCAGAGAGATATACAGTGCACTGAAGAATTTCGAGGCCACCGAGGCTGACAGTGAGACCAgcggagagaggggcgaggagCAGGTTGTAGATGGAGAGAAGGATGGCCAATGTTTTTACGGAGACTCACCGGCCGGGTGGCGGGCCGCAAAGCTGGCAGCTGTGGAGTATTTCCTGGGTGTCAACCACATCGAGACGGAAGAGCTGTCTGCCGGACAGGAGCATTTGATGAATTGCATGAAACTAATAGATAAATGGAGTACCTCGTCCATGAATGTGTCTCTCGTCATCCATGTCAAG AACCAACTGGGCATCCTCTGGTCAGGACGAGACGAGACGGAAACAGCAAAAGCCTTTCTGGAAACTGCAGAAGGTACCTATCTACGTTACATGAAGAAG GAAGGGAGTCCTCCGACAGACATGACGGAGTACTTCAGCACAGAAGAGAACCAACTGACGCACCAAGAGAGGACCAAGCG GTTTGAGTTGGCCTACACCCATACTAAGTACTACCTGGCCCAGGTCTACCAGTACCTCG GTGAAACGGAGCTTTCTGCCACATACTGTCATAGCACCTTACAGAGACAGCTCCAACTGAACCAGTTCAATCCCATGGAATGGGCTCTCAACGCCGCTACGCTTTCACAGTACTACATTAACAAG ggcctCTACATGGAAGGCCGACACTGTCTCTCTGCAGCGACCGTCATCTCAGGCCTAGCAGGAGAGGTTCCCTCCGAGGCGGCAGCGGAGGAGA GTGAGCGGGAGCAGGAGCGCAGGGACCAGCTGAGGCAGAAGAGGGCCGACATCGCCCGCTGCTGGATCAAATACTGCCTCAACCTGCTGCTGGATGCCAAGAAAGCCCTGGAG GACAACATTGGTGAACTGGATGGGGATCGTCAGGAGGAGTTGAAGGCAGCGAGAAgagcggaggtggaggaggaggaaga caggaagagTGCCCTGCTCTTTGGATCTGAAGACACGTTTGACTCCATCGCCAGTCTGGAAGAGAAG gtgCAAAGTTTGACCCCATTGGACTTTACTGATGCCAGAGCTTTGTTTTTGGTGGGACAGACATATGTCACACAG gccaAGGAGTACTTTGAGATGGATGGTTTTGTGACGGACCACATAGAGATCCTGCAGGACCACAGCGCCCTCTTCAGGGCTCTCGCTTTCTTTGAGGACGACCTGGAGCGGCGCTGCAAGATGCACAAGCGGCGGGTGGACATGCTGGAGCCCATCTGCAATG ACCTGAATGGCCACTACTACCTGGTGATTCGCAGACAGCTGATGTTTGAACTGGCCGAGATATACAACGAGATGATGGACCTGAAACTGACTGTGGCCAACTGCCAGTCCGACTCGGAGACACTGGATAGCCACACCATTAAGAAGCTAAATCACCTGTGTGGTGCTTCTgctaa GTTCTTTGAGATGTTCCTGGAGTCTCTGCGCTCCCCAGAAGGGAAGCTCCCAGaagtgctggaggaggaggtcctgAGGCCCGCGCTGGTGGCGCGCTTCAGGGTGGCCCGGCTCTACAGTCGGGTCATCTGCCCCGTGATCAGCGATAAGCTGGAAAACCTCAACAAGTCTCTGGACCACTACAA GTACGTGGCGCAGTACGGCGACGCCCACCCGGAAGCATCCGCTGCCGTGGAAACGGAGCTTGAGCTCAGCCGGGAGATGGTCAGTCTGCTGCCCATCAAAATCAACCGCCTTAAAGCACAGATGATCTCTAATAACTGA
- the LOC130403454 gene encoding serglycin-like: MKIFLSLAVICFAINSGTGAPSKARYMFVKCHPLGNDSNCVTHQGPEMNLTTDLPDKLPASAAPYIGAQPVEDGPVTERKEPKVESVTSLTEDGSGVFEGSTGFEGSAVESPVADGSGDFWTQLAGDVMADYRPAEEELREDHLLDL, from the exons ATGAAGATATTTTTGTCACTGGCTGTCATATGTTTTGCCATAAATAGCGGAACGG gAGCCCCTTCCAAGGCTAGGTACATGTTTGTGAAATGTCACCCATTGGGAAACGACTCCAACTGCGTGACCCACCAAGGCCCAGAGATGAATCTCACTACAGACCTACCTGACAAACTGCCAGCTTCCGCCGCACCGTACAT AGGGGCACAGCCAGTGGAGGATGGGCCCGTGACAGAGAGGAAAGAGCCCAAGGTGGAGTCGGTTACATCCTTGACAGAAGATGGTTCCGGAGTTTTCGAGGGCTCCACAGGTTTTGAGGGATCTGCAGTTGAATCACCCGTGGCAGATGGCTCTGGAGATTTTTGGACCCAATTAG CGGGGGATGTTATGGCTGATTACCGACCAGCAGAAGAAGAGCTGAGAGAAGACCATCTGCTGGatctgtag
- the LOC130403525 gene encoding mitochondrial pyruvate carrier 1: MAGVIARKAIDHVRSKDFRDYLMSTHFWGPIANWGLPIAAISDMKKSPEIISGRMTFALTCYSLLFMRFAYKVQPRNWLLFACHLTNESAQLIQGGRLIKYNMEKKRAS; the protein is encoded by the exons ATGGCAGGAGTAATTGCACGAAAAGCCATCGACCATGTGAGAAGCAAGGATTTCAGAGATTACTTGATGAG CACC caTTTCTGGGGTCCAATTGCAAACTGGGGTCTTCCAATTGCGGCCATCTCTGATATGAAGAAGAGCCCAGAGATTATAAGTGGCAGAATGACCTTTG CGTTGACCTGCTACTCGCTGCTCTTCATGCGATTCGCCTATAAGGTGCAGCCTCGCAATTGGTTGCTTTTTGCTTGCCATTTGACCAATGAATCGGCTCAGCTCATTCAGGGTGGTCGACTCATCAAATATAA cATGGAGAAGAAGAGGGCGTCTTAG